The nucleotide sequence CGGGGGCCTGCGCACGGCCCGCCGGCACCCGTGAGGCACAGGTGCACGAGCTGTCGATCGCTACCGCGATCGTGGAGCAGGCCGGGGAGATCGCCCGCGCGGACGGCGGCGGGGACGTCTCCTCGGTGACCGTGCGGGTCGGTGAGCTGGCGGGTGTGGTGCCGGACGCGCTGTCCTTCGCCTTCGAGGTGGCACGTGACGGCACCTCGCTCGCCTCGGCCGACCTGGTGGTGGAGCAGGTGACGGCGGTGGCCTGGTGCGGCGGGTGCGCCGAGGAGTTCGCGGTGGGCATGCCGCCGTTCTTCTGGTGCCCTGTCTGTGACCAGCCGTCACAGGATCTGCGCAGCGGACGGGAGTTGGAGATCACCGCCGTGGAGTCGGTGCCCTGATCCCCGAACGCACCGAAACGGCCCCGCCCTTGGCCGGACGGGGCCGTTCGCGCGTGTCCGGGGTCAGCAGATGCGCGGCAACTGCTCCCCGAGCGGCAGGTCGAGCACGCGGGTGCCGCCCAGTCCGGTGGCGACGGTGACCATGCCGGGGTGCTCTGCCACGCACTCCCCGATCAGCGCGGCTCCGGAGCCCTGCGGGTGGGCGCGCATCGCGGCGAGTACGGCGTCGGCGTGCTCGCGGGGGACGAAGGCGACGAGCCTGCCCTCGTTGGCGACGTAGAACGGGTCCAGGCCGAGGAAGCCGCAGGCGTTGGCCACCTCGTCCGGCACCGGCACGGCCCGTTCGGTGATCCGGACCCCGGTGCCGGAGGCGCGGGCGATCTCGTTCAGGGAGGCGCCGAGCCCGCCCCTGGTGGGGTCTCGCAGGACGTGCACGTCCTTGGTGACGGCGAGCATGCCTGCGACGAGTCCGGCGAGCGGGGCGGTGTCGGAGGCGATCTCGACGCCGAACTCCAGCCCCTCCCGCACGCTCATCACCGCGACGCCGTGCAGCCCGATCGGTCCGCTGACGATGACGGCGTCACCGGGCCGGGCGCGCTGGGGGCGGATGTCGACGCCGTCGGGCACGAGGCCGACGCCCGCGGTGGTGACGTACACGCCGTCGCCGTGGCCGGACTCGACCACCTTGGTGTCGCCGGTGACGACGGTGACGTCGGCGGCGCGGGCGGCGGCGCCGAGGGCGCGGGCGATCCGTTCGACGACGGCGAGTTCGACGCCCTCCTCCAGCACGAACGCGGTGGAGAGGTGGGCCGGGCGGGCGCCGCTCATCGCCAGGTCGTTCACGGTGCCGTTGACGGCGAGGTCGCCGAGGCAGCCGCCGGGGAAGAACAGCGGGCGCACCACGTAGGAGTCGGTGGAGAACGCCAGCCGGGCGCCCCCGAGTTCGAGTACGGCGGAGTCGGCGAGCGCGGCCAGGGTGGGGTTGCCGTAGGCGGGTGCGAAGACCTGGTCGATCAGCTCGGCGGAGAGGGCGCCGCCTCCGCCGTGGCCCATGACGACCACGCCCTGGTCGCGCAGGGGGGCGGGGCAGGTCCAGCCGGCCGGGTCGACGGGGGCCTCGGTGAGGTCAGCCAACGGGGTTCATCTCCTTACCCGGAACGCGCGATCCGCTCGGCGTCGGACCGCCTTCCATGCGGCGGTACAGGTAGTAGGCGGCGCAGGCTCCCTCGCTGGAGACCATGGTGGCGCCGAGCGGGGTGCGCGGGGTGCAGGCGTTGCCGAACGCCTCGCACCCGGTGGGCTTGATCAGGCCCTGGAGCACCTCTCCGGCCCGGCAGACGGCGGGCTCCTCGGTGCGGATGCCGGTGACGTCGAAGCGGTGCTCGGCGTCGTAGGCGCGGTACGCCTCCGACAGGCGCCAGCCGCTGCCCGGGATGCGGCCGATGCCGCGCCAGTTGCGGTCGACCACCTCGAAGACGTCCTCCAGCATGCGCAGGGCGGCGGGGTTGCCCTCCTCGCGGACGGCACGCGGGTAGGCGTTCTCCACCCGGTGCTCACCGCGCTCCAGTTGGTGCACGGCGCGGCGGATGCCCTCCAGGATGTCCAGCGGTTCGAAGCCGGTGACCACCATCGGCACCCGGAAGCGCTCGGCCAGCTCCGGGTACTCGGCGGTGCCCATCACGCTGCACACGTGACCGGCGGCGAGGAATCCCTGCACCCGGCACTCGGGGGCGGTCATGATGGCCTCGATCGCCGGGGGCACCCGGACATGGCTGACCAGCAGGCTGAAGTTGTCCAGGCCGAGCCGGCGGGCCTGGTGGACGGCCATGGCGTTGGCGGGGGCGGTGGTCTCGAAGCCGATGGCGAAGAACACCACCTGCTTCTCGGGGTGCCTGCGCGCCAGTTCGAGCGCGTCGAGCGGGGAGTACACCACGCGTACGTCGCCGCCCTCGCCCTTGACCCGGAAGAGGTCGCGGTCGGTGCCGGGCACCCGCAGCATGTCGCCGAAGGAGCAGAAGATCACCTCGGGGCGGGCGGCGACCACGAGCGCCTTGTCGATGACGTCGAGCGGCGTGACGCACACCGGACAGCCGGGGCCGTGGATCAGCTCGACCTCGTCGGGCAGGAGCTGGTCGATGCCGTGCCGGATGATGGAGTGGGTCTGGCCGCCGCACACCTCCATCAGCGCCCAGGGCCGGGTGACGGTGGCGCGGATCTCGTCGAGCAGGCGGCGCGCCAGGCCGGGGTCGTTGAACTCGTCGATGTACTTCACCGGTTCTCGACTCCGCTTCCCTGTCGCTCGGCCTGCGCCCAGGCGTCGCCGAACTCCTCTTCCAGCAGACCCAGTTGCTCGAA is from Streptomyces seoulensis and encodes:
- the hypA gene encoding hydrogenase maturation nickel metallochaperone HypA; the protein is MHELSIATAIVEQAGEIARADGGGDVSSVTVRVGELAGVVPDALSFAFEVARDGTSLASADLVVEQVTAVAWCGGCAEEFAVGMPPFFWCPVCDQPSQDLRSGRELEITAVESVP
- the hypE gene encoding hydrogenase expression/formation protein HypE, with protein sequence MADLTEAPVDPAGWTCPAPLRDQGVVVMGHGGGGALSAELIDQVFAPAYGNPTLAALADSAVLELGGARLAFSTDSYVVRPLFFPGGCLGDLAVNGTVNDLAMSGARPAHLSTAFVLEEGVELAVVERIARALGAAARAADVTVVTGDTKVVESGHGDGVYVTTAGVGLVPDGVDIRPQRARPGDAVIVSGPIGLHGVAVMSVREGLEFGVEIASDTAPLAGLVAGMLAVTKDVHVLRDPTRGGLGASLNEIARASGTGVRITERAVPVPDEVANACGFLGLDPFYVANEGRLVAFVPREHADAVLAAMRAHPQGSGAALIGECVAEHPGMVTVATGLGGTRVLDLPLGEQLPRIC
- the hypD gene encoding hydrogenase formation protein HypD, translating into MKYIDEFNDPGLARRLLDEIRATVTRPWALMEVCGGQTHSIIRHGIDQLLPDEVELIHGPGCPVCVTPLDVIDKALVVAARPEVIFCSFGDMLRVPGTDRDLFRVKGEGGDVRVVYSPLDALELARRHPEKQVVFFAIGFETTAPANAMAVHQARRLGLDNFSLLVSHVRVPPAIEAIMTAPECRVQGFLAAGHVCSVMGTAEYPELAERFRVPMVVTGFEPLDILEGIRRAVHQLERGEHRVENAYPRAVREEGNPAALRMLEDVFEVVDRNWRGIGRIPGSGWRLSEAYRAYDAEHRFDVTGIRTEEPAVCRAGEVLQGLIKPTGCEAFGNACTPRTPLGATMVSSEGACAAYYLYRRMEGGPTPSGSRVPGKEMNPVG